The sequence below is a genomic window from Halolamina litorea.
TTTCCTCCTTGCCTTCTGGACCGGTCGGGATCCAAGCCAGATGGATCGGCTGTTCAGGCAGTCTGGGCTCTATCGAGCGAAGTGGGATGATCGTCACTACGGCGATGGGCGTACCTACGGCGAGGGAACGCTCGAACGCGCCGTTCAAGGGACGACAGACGTGTACGAGCCACCGCGCGACGAATACGTTGAACAGCCAGAGGTGCAGCCAACTGATGCGCTCTCAGCATCGCCTGAGGCGAATCGGCACGAGCCGATCCCGTCTGAGGTCGTCAATACTGTCTCGGAGCTCACGACGACCGTTGCAGAACTCAATGCGTCGTTCGAGGCACTAGAAGCACAACACGACTATCTGTACGACGAGCTCCAGTCTGAGCGACAAGCACGTGAGAAGGCACAGAAGCGGCTGAAAACGCTTGAACAGGCTGTTACGGAACAACAGCAATCGTGGTTACAACGGCTATTCTGAGGATATCTACGGGCCGACTCACGATCCCGGACCGTCATCCCGCCCCAGTACAGCCAGCCGCGTCCCGACGCGTCGAGCTGACACCGCAGCCGTCACGCAGCGCGAGGAAACGGAACAGCCCAAAACAGATCGCTTCCGGGCCTCAGCGCTGAATGAACCTGTACGATTCTGTTGACCCCCCGAGACCTGACAGATGTCGCGTGCTGCATATCGAAGGTGTATGTCGCACGTAGAGTTCGATTTTCACTGTCACCAGTTACCGCCAACACTCACAGCAGGTGTTGACTGGTTCGTCAGCCACGGACCGAGAACGTCAGCGAGACGCTGATGCGCTTCGTCATACGAGAGTGGAGCAGGCGAATCCCCACGCTGCCCGCGATACGACCCGAACTGTGTGTGGTTCATTCCCGTGATCTCTTGGCTTGTCGTGTCGGGCGGTAATCGGGTATTCGCCTCCTGGTAGCGTTCACGATTCAGAACGGTATCTGCGCTCCCAGTGACGCTGAGGACGGCGAACGGTTCATCGCGTATGTCTACGTTGCAGTAAGACGCGAACAAGACGAGCCCTCGGACGTCATGTGAACTGGCGTACTGACAGGCGGCAACGCCCCCGAGTGAATGACCACCAACGAACCACGTCCGGATACCGGGATGCTGAGACCGAACGCGCTCGGCGGCGTCGGTACCGAGTAGCGCAAGGTTGAGCGGCATCTTCGGAACGAAGACCGTGACGTTCGCCCGCTTCGCTACCGGTGCGAACGTGCTGTAGTACGCATCCGGTGCGACACGAGCGCCGGGATAGAACACGACCCCGACAGTGGGGTCGGCCTCTGCCGGGCTGATAACGTGCACGCCGGCTTCTGTCGT
It includes:
- a CDS encoding alpha/beta hydrolase — encoded protein: MNRWRQAIAVLFVVLLVGSGGVSLYFSMPYHGSESSVQQIRDDPQVTVTTEAGVHVISPAEADPTVGVVFYPGARVAPDAYYSTFAPVAKRANVTVFVPKMPLNLALLGTDAAERVRSQHPGIRTWFVGGHSLGGVAACQYASSHDVRGLVLFASYCNVDIRDEPFAVLSVTGSADTVLNRERYQEANTRLPPDTTSQEITGMNHTQFGSYRGQRGDSPAPLSYDEAHQRLADVLGPWLTNQSTPAVSVGGNW